In Pseudoroseomonas cervicalis, the DNA window CAGAGCCCCGAGCAATTCGCCGCGCAATGCGCCAGCACGCCGCTCGGCCGCGGCACGGGGCCGGAGGAGGTGGCGCGCGCCGTGCTCGCCATCCTGTCGCTGCCGGCGATGACCGGGCAGATGATCGCGCTCGATGGCGGGCAGCATCTGCAATGGTCGCCTTCGCGCGGCCAGGGGCTGCCGGAATGAGCTACGCCCCGGATGCCGCGCGCGGGCTGCGGCGCATCGTGGTGCGCGGCCTGGCGGTGGAGGCGCGCATCGGCATCTACCCGCATGAGGAGGCGGCGCCGCAGCGCGTGCGCATCGATGTCGAGCTGCTGGCCGAGGACGACGCCGCGCCGCATGGCGTGGGCGAGGACCGGCTGGAGCGGGTGGTGGATTACGAGGCGGTGGCCAACACCGCGCGCCGCATCGCCCTCGATGGCCATGTGCGCCTGGCCGAGACGCTGGCCGAGCGCATCGCCTGCGCCGTGCTGGAGGGCGATGCGCGGATCGTGGCCGCCCGGGTGACGGTGGAGAAGCCCGACATCATCGCGGATGTCGCCGCGGTCGGCGTGACGGTGGAGCGGCTGCGGCGGGCCGGGCCGGGGTGAGAGCGGCGCCTCCCGCCCGCGTGATCGCTGGAAACCGCGCGGGATCAAGGGGATGCACGACATGTCCCCAACCCTGTCCACGCCTCTGTCCACGGAAACGGTGGAAAACTCGGCCTGCCGCCGCTTTCGCCCGCCCTGTGCTGCACTGCACAGAGGATGGGCAGAGCCGGCCGCCACCGGCGGCAGAGGGGCGCCGCCGCAGCGCCCCGGCCGGGCTTGTGGGG includes these proteins:
- a CDS encoding dihydroneopterin aldolase; protein product: MSYAPDAARGLRRIVVRGLAVEARIGIYPHEEAAPQRVRIDVELLAEDDAAPHGVGEDRLERVVDYEAVANTARRIALDGHVRLAETLAERIACAVLEGDARIVAARVTVEKPDIIADVAAVGVTVERLRRAGPG